A window from Dunckerocampus dactyliophorus isolate RoL2022-P2 chromosome 15, RoL_Ddac_1.1, whole genome shotgun sequence encodes these proteins:
- the osbpl8 gene encoding oxysterol-binding protein-related protein 8 isoform X2: MTMESSSESQQETETTLHLTELSEPHATSAAIVSGDETVLLTPGRMSQRQVKERDKDKDKEKEKEAGLQTPNRENIASPSSLSPGVSYSHGFERGKEDLLSLPLKEDSLSISKSKSETKLYNGSDKDVSSSGGKLTKKESLKVQKKNYREEKKRATKELLSTITDPSVIVMADWLKIRGTLKSWTKLWCVLKPGVLLIYKTHKNGQWVGTVLLNACELIERPSKKDGFCFKLFHPLEQSIWAVKGPKGEAVGSITQPLPSSHLIFRAASESDGRCWMDALELALKCSGLLKRTMIREGKEDTSTVTSGGDHSLNFYSLLRAHNMQFNDSDHLKDPDLYSDKSDREGEQDHEESDPEGLEKSEESDSDTSERQDDSYIDLDPNEHLRETSYLEQSHEELGEAGEAAQTETVSEENKSLIWTLLKQVRPGMDLSKVVLPTFILEPRSFLDKLSDYYYHADFLSEAAVEENAYNRMKKVVKWYISGFYKKPKGLKKPYNPIIGETYRCMWLHQKTTSKTFYIAEQVSHHPPVSAFYVSNRKDGFCLSGSILAKSKFYGNSLSAILDGEARLTFLNRGEDYVMNMPYAHCKGILYGTMTLELGGQITIGCEKTGYSAQLEFKLKPFLGSSDCVNQVSGKIKLGKEVLATLEGHWDSEIFINDKKTGTVDTFWNPTPDLRQSRLTRCTVPPEEQGEFESERLWQHVTRAINNKDQTEATNEKFILEENQRKSARERKAKCEEWIPTLFEQDPVSGEWHYKYADTRPWDPLNDLIQFEKDGCIQTKVRHRTPMVTVPKRKHKSDKPKSPESGCSSPELDRQDSSGSERHKSKHNSRLRKKGADLSELQSAIESIKQTQEDINRSMSVLRSRTASRAEGASFLQQRDYVVIVALILLQVLINYVFK, from the exons CACCTTACAGAGTTGAGCGAGCCCCATGCCACCTCCG CAGCCATAGTGTCCGGCGATGAAACGGTCCTTCTGACACCAGGCAGGATGAGCCAGCGCCAGGTGAAGGAACGGGACAAGGACAAGGACAAGGAGAAGGAAAAGGAGGCAGGTCTCCAAACACCCAACCGGGAAAACATAGCCTCTCCCTCCTCACTCAGCCCGGGTGTCAGCTATAGCCACG GGTTCGAGAGAGGGAAGGAGGACCTTTTGTCTCTGCCTTTGAAAGAGGACTCACTTTCCATATCTAAAAGCAAG TCGGAAACAAAGCTGTACAATGGCTCTGACAAGGATGTTTCATCGTCTGGAGGCAAGCTCACAAAGAAGGAGTCCCTTAAG GTCCAAAAGAAGAACTACAGGGAGGAAAAGAAGAGAGCAACTAAAGAGCTGCTCAGCACCATCACTGATCCTTCTGTTATCGTCATGGCCGACTGGCTTAAG ATCCGCGGAACCTTAAAGAGCTGGACCAAGTTGTGGTGCGTATTGAAACCGGGGGTTCTACTCATTTACAAAACCCACAAGAACGGCCAGTGGGTGGGAACGGTGCTGCTCAATGCCTGCGAGCTCATCGAAAGGCCCTCCAAGAAGGACGGCTTCTGCTTCAAGCTCTTCCATCCTCTCGAGCAGTCCATCTGGGCCGTCAAG GGTCCAAAAGGCGAAGCGGTGGGCTCCATCACTCAGCCCTTACCCAGCAGCCACCTCATCTTCCGTGCCGCGTCAGAGTCTGATG GCCGCTGCTGGATGGATGCCCTCGAGCTGGCGCTGAAGTGTTCCGGCCTGCTAAAAAGAACCATGATCCGTGAGGGAAAGGAAGACACGAGCACCGTGACATCTGGAGGAGACCATTCCCTTAACTTTTACAGCCTCCTGCGTGCCCACAACATGCA GTTCAACGACAGCGACCATTTGAAAGACCCGGATCTTTACTCTGACAAGTCCGACAGAGAGGGTGAGCAGGACCACGAGGAGTCTGACCCGGAAGGCTTGGAGAAGAGTGAGGAGAGCGACAGTGACACATCGGAGCGGCAAGACGACTCGTATATTGACTTGGACCCCAATGAACATCTGCGGGAAACTTCTTACCTGGAGCAGTCACATGAGGAATTGGGAGAG GCCGGTGAGGCAGCCCAGACTGAGACAGTGTCCGAGGAGAACAAGTCTTTGATCTGGACTCTACTGAAGCAGGTGCGGCCTGGTATGGATCTGTCCAAGGTGGTGCTGCCCACGTTCATCCTGGAGCCAAGGTCCTTCCTGGACAAACTCTCCGACTACTACTACCATGCAGACTTCCTGTCCGA GGCTGCAGTGGAGGAGAACGCCTATAACCGGatgaaaaaagtggtaaaatgGTACATCTCTGGGTtttacaaaaagccaaag GGCTTGAAGAAGCCTTACAACCCCATTATTGGAGAGACGTACCGCTGCATGTGGCTCCACCAAAAGACGACCAGTAAGACCTTCTACATCGCAGAACAG GTATCCCATCACCCACCTGTGTCAGCCTTCTATGTCAGCAACAGGAAGGATGGCTTCTGCCTCAGTGGTAGCATCCTTGCCAAGTCCAAGTTCTACG GTAACTCCCTGTCAGCCATATTGGACGGCGAGGCTCGACTCACTTTTCTGAACCGAGGAGAAGACTATGTGATGAACATGCCTTATGCTCACTGTAAAG GCATCTTATACGGCACCATGACATTGGAGCTGGGGGGTCAGATAACAATCGGGTGTGAAAAGACAGGTTACAGTGCTCAACTTGAATTCAAACTCAAG CCGTTCTTGGGAAGCAGCGACTGTGTCAATCAGGTGTCCGGAAAGATCAAGCTGGGAAAGGAAGTCTTAGCAACACTCGAGGGACACTGG GACAGTGAGATCTTCATTAACGACAAAAAGACCGGAACAGTGGACACCTTCTGGAACCCTACACCGGACCTGAGGCAAAGCCGTCTGACCCGCTGCACCGTCCCCCCAGAGGAGCAGGGGGAGTTTGAATCCGAGAG ATTGTGGCAGCACGTGACTCGTGCCATCAACAACAAGGACCAGACGGAAGCCACCAACGAGAAGTTCATCCTGGAGGAAAATCAGAGGAAGTCCGCACGAGAGAGGAAAGCCAAATGCGAGGAGTGGATCCCCACTTTGTTTGAGCAGGACCCCGTCAGTGGAGAGTGGCATTACAAATATGCTGA CACAAGACCGTGGGATCCCCTCAACGACTTGATCCAGTTTGAAAAAGACGGTTGCATCCAGACCAAGGTCCGACACCGCACCCCTATG gtAACGGTGCCAAAGAGGAAACACAAGAGCGACAAGCCTAAAAGCCCCGAAAGTGGCTGCTCTTCACCAGAACTTGACCGCCAGGACTCTTCTggaagtgaaa GACATAAAAGTAAACATAACAGTCGTCTGCGTAAGAAGGGAGCAGACCTGAGTGAACTACAAAGTGCCATTGAATCCATAAAGCAGACACAGGAGGACATTAACAG GAGCATGAGCGTGCTGCGGAGTCGCACCGCGAGCCGAGCAGAGGGCGCCTCCTTCCTGCAGCAGCGCGATTACGTCGTCATTGTGGCCCTCATCCTCCTGCAGGTCCTGATTAACTACGTCTTCAAGTAG
- the osbpl8 gene encoding oxysterol-binding protein-related protein 8 isoform X1 has product MTMESSSESQQETETTLHLTELSEPHATSAAIVSGDETVLLTPGRMSQRQVKERDKDKDKEKEKEAGLQTPNRENIASPSSLSPGVSYSHGFERGKEDLLSLPLKEDSLSISKSKSETKLYNGSDKDVSSSGGKLTKKESLKVQKKNYREEKKRATKELLSTITDPSVIVMADWLKIRGTLKSWTKLWCVLKPGVLLIYKTHKNGQWVGTVLLNACELIERPSKKDGFCFKLFHPLEQSIWAVKGPKGEAVGSITQPLPSSHLIFRAASESDGRCWMDALELALKCSGLLKRTMIREGKEDTSTVTSGGDHSLNFYSLLRAHNMQFNDSDHLKDPDLYSDKSDREGEQDHEESDPEGLEKSEESDSDTSERQDDSYIDLDPNEHLRETSYLEQSHEELGEAGEAAQTETVSEENKSLIWTLLKQVRPGMDLSKVVLPTFILEPRSFLDKLSDYYYHADFLSEAAVEENAYNRMKKVVKWYISGFYKKPKGLKKPYNPIIGETYRCMWLHQKTTSKTFYIAEQVSHHPPVSAFYVSNRKDGFCLSGSILAKSKFYGNSLSAILDGEARLTFLNRGEDYVMNMPYAHCKGILYGTMTLELGGQITIGCEKTGYSAQLEFKLKPFLGSSDCVNQVSGKIKLGKEVLATLEGHWDSEIFINDKKTGTVDTFWNPTPDLRQSRLTRCTVPPEEQGEFESERLWQHVTRAINNKDQTEATNEKFILEENQRKSARERKAKCEEWIPTLFEQDPVSGEWHYKYADTRPWDPLNDLIQFEKDGCIQTKVRHRTPMVRSGSLISLSNQGSRRDNCKCQVTVPKRKHKSDKPKSPESGCSSPELDRQDSSGSERHKSKHNSRLRKKGADLSELQSAIESIKQTQEDINRSMSVLRSRTASRAEGASFLQQRDYVVIVALILLQVLINYVFK; this is encoded by the exons CACCTTACAGAGTTGAGCGAGCCCCATGCCACCTCCG CAGCCATAGTGTCCGGCGATGAAACGGTCCTTCTGACACCAGGCAGGATGAGCCAGCGCCAGGTGAAGGAACGGGACAAGGACAAGGACAAGGAGAAGGAAAAGGAGGCAGGTCTCCAAACACCCAACCGGGAAAACATAGCCTCTCCCTCCTCACTCAGCCCGGGTGTCAGCTATAGCCACG GGTTCGAGAGAGGGAAGGAGGACCTTTTGTCTCTGCCTTTGAAAGAGGACTCACTTTCCATATCTAAAAGCAAG TCGGAAACAAAGCTGTACAATGGCTCTGACAAGGATGTTTCATCGTCTGGAGGCAAGCTCACAAAGAAGGAGTCCCTTAAG GTCCAAAAGAAGAACTACAGGGAGGAAAAGAAGAGAGCAACTAAAGAGCTGCTCAGCACCATCACTGATCCTTCTGTTATCGTCATGGCCGACTGGCTTAAG ATCCGCGGAACCTTAAAGAGCTGGACCAAGTTGTGGTGCGTATTGAAACCGGGGGTTCTACTCATTTACAAAACCCACAAGAACGGCCAGTGGGTGGGAACGGTGCTGCTCAATGCCTGCGAGCTCATCGAAAGGCCCTCCAAGAAGGACGGCTTCTGCTTCAAGCTCTTCCATCCTCTCGAGCAGTCCATCTGGGCCGTCAAG GGTCCAAAAGGCGAAGCGGTGGGCTCCATCACTCAGCCCTTACCCAGCAGCCACCTCATCTTCCGTGCCGCGTCAGAGTCTGATG GCCGCTGCTGGATGGATGCCCTCGAGCTGGCGCTGAAGTGTTCCGGCCTGCTAAAAAGAACCATGATCCGTGAGGGAAAGGAAGACACGAGCACCGTGACATCTGGAGGAGACCATTCCCTTAACTTTTACAGCCTCCTGCGTGCCCACAACATGCA GTTCAACGACAGCGACCATTTGAAAGACCCGGATCTTTACTCTGACAAGTCCGACAGAGAGGGTGAGCAGGACCACGAGGAGTCTGACCCGGAAGGCTTGGAGAAGAGTGAGGAGAGCGACAGTGACACATCGGAGCGGCAAGACGACTCGTATATTGACTTGGACCCCAATGAACATCTGCGGGAAACTTCTTACCTGGAGCAGTCACATGAGGAATTGGGAGAG GCCGGTGAGGCAGCCCAGACTGAGACAGTGTCCGAGGAGAACAAGTCTTTGATCTGGACTCTACTGAAGCAGGTGCGGCCTGGTATGGATCTGTCCAAGGTGGTGCTGCCCACGTTCATCCTGGAGCCAAGGTCCTTCCTGGACAAACTCTCCGACTACTACTACCATGCAGACTTCCTGTCCGA GGCTGCAGTGGAGGAGAACGCCTATAACCGGatgaaaaaagtggtaaaatgGTACATCTCTGGGTtttacaaaaagccaaag GGCTTGAAGAAGCCTTACAACCCCATTATTGGAGAGACGTACCGCTGCATGTGGCTCCACCAAAAGACGACCAGTAAGACCTTCTACATCGCAGAACAG GTATCCCATCACCCACCTGTGTCAGCCTTCTATGTCAGCAACAGGAAGGATGGCTTCTGCCTCAGTGGTAGCATCCTTGCCAAGTCCAAGTTCTACG GTAACTCCCTGTCAGCCATATTGGACGGCGAGGCTCGACTCACTTTTCTGAACCGAGGAGAAGACTATGTGATGAACATGCCTTATGCTCACTGTAAAG GCATCTTATACGGCACCATGACATTGGAGCTGGGGGGTCAGATAACAATCGGGTGTGAAAAGACAGGTTACAGTGCTCAACTTGAATTCAAACTCAAG CCGTTCTTGGGAAGCAGCGACTGTGTCAATCAGGTGTCCGGAAAGATCAAGCTGGGAAAGGAAGTCTTAGCAACACTCGAGGGACACTGG GACAGTGAGATCTTCATTAACGACAAAAAGACCGGAACAGTGGACACCTTCTGGAACCCTACACCGGACCTGAGGCAAAGCCGTCTGACCCGCTGCACCGTCCCCCCAGAGGAGCAGGGGGAGTTTGAATCCGAGAG ATTGTGGCAGCACGTGACTCGTGCCATCAACAACAAGGACCAGACGGAAGCCACCAACGAGAAGTTCATCCTGGAGGAAAATCAGAGGAAGTCCGCACGAGAGAGGAAAGCCAAATGCGAGGAGTGGATCCCCACTTTGTTTGAGCAGGACCCCGTCAGTGGAGAGTGGCATTACAAATATGCTGA CACAAGACCGTGGGATCCCCTCAACGACTTGATCCAGTTTGAAAAAGACGGTTGCATCCAGACCAAGGTCCGACACCGCACCCCTATGGTACGTTCTGGCAGTCTTATTAGTCTGAGTAACCAGGGGTCGCGGAGGGACAATTGCAAGTGCCAG gtAACGGTGCCAAAGAGGAAACACAAGAGCGACAAGCCTAAAAGCCCCGAAAGTGGCTGCTCTTCACCAGAACTTGACCGCCAGGACTCTTCTggaagtgaaa GACATAAAAGTAAACATAACAGTCGTCTGCGTAAGAAGGGAGCAGACCTGAGTGAACTACAAAGTGCCATTGAATCCATAAAGCAGACACAGGAGGACATTAACAG GAGCATGAGCGTGCTGCGGAGTCGCACCGCGAGCCGAGCAGAGGGCGCCTCCTTCCTGCAGCAGCGCGATTACGTCGTCATTGTGGCCCTCATCCTCCTGCAGGTCCTGATTAACTACGTCTTCAAGTAG
- the osbpl8 gene encoding oxysterol-binding protein-related protein 8 isoform X4, with protein sequence MSQRQVKERDKDKDKEKEKEAGLQTPNRENIASPSSLSPGVSYSHGFERGKEDLLSLPLKEDSLSISKSKSETKLYNGSDKDVSSSGGKLTKKESLKVQKKNYREEKKRATKELLSTITDPSVIVMADWLKIRGTLKSWTKLWCVLKPGVLLIYKTHKNGQWVGTVLLNACELIERPSKKDGFCFKLFHPLEQSIWAVKGPKGEAVGSITQPLPSSHLIFRAASESDGRCWMDALELALKCSGLLKRTMIREGKEDTSTVTSGGDHSLNFYSLLRAHNMQFNDSDHLKDPDLYSDKSDREGEQDHEESDPEGLEKSEESDSDTSERQDDSYIDLDPNEHLRETSYLEQSHEELGEAGEAAQTETVSEENKSLIWTLLKQVRPGMDLSKVVLPTFILEPRSFLDKLSDYYYHADFLSEAAVEENAYNRMKKVVKWYISGFYKKPKGLKKPYNPIIGETYRCMWLHQKTTSKTFYIAEQVSHHPPVSAFYVSNRKDGFCLSGSILAKSKFYGNSLSAILDGEARLTFLNRGEDYVMNMPYAHCKGILYGTMTLELGGQITIGCEKTGYSAQLEFKLKPFLGSSDCVNQVSGKIKLGKEVLATLEGHWDSEIFINDKKTGTVDTFWNPTPDLRQSRLTRCTVPPEEQGEFESERLWQHVTRAINNKDQTEATNEKFILEENQRKSARERKAKCEEWIPTLFEQDPVSGEWHYKYADTRPWDPLNDLIQFEKDGCIQTKVRHRTPMVRSGSLISLSNQGSRRDNCKCQVTVPKRKHKSDKPKSPESGCSSPELDRQDSSGSERHKSKHNSRLRKKGADLSELQSAIESIKQTQEDINRSMSVLRSRTASRAEGASFLQQRDYVVIVALILLQVLINYVFK encoded by the exons ATGAGCCAGCGCCAGGTGAAGGAACGGGACAAGGACAAGGACAAGGAGAAGGAAAAGGAGGCAGGTCTCCAAACACCCAACCGGGAAAACATAGCCTCTCCCTCCTCACTCAGCCCGGGTGTCAGCTATAGCCACG GGTTCGAGAGAGGGAAGGAGGACCTTTTGTCTCTGCCTTTGAAAGAGGACTCACTTTCCATATCTAAAAGCAAG TCGGAAACAAAGCTGTACAATGGCTCTGACAAGGATGTTTCATCGTCTGGAGGCAAGCTCACAAAGAAGGAGTCCCTTAAG GTCCAAAAGAAGAACTACAGGGAGGAAAAGAAGAGAGCAACTAAAGAGCTGCTCAGCACCATCACTGATCCTTCTGTTATCGTCATGGCCGACTGGCTTAAG ATCCGCGGAACCTTAAAGAGCTGGACCAAGTTGTGGTGCGTATTGAAACCGGGGGTTCTACTCATTTACAAAACCCACAAGAACGGCCAGTGGGTGGGAACGGTGCTGCTCAATGCCTGCGAGCTCATCGAAAGGCCCTCCAAGAAGGACGGCTTCTGCTTCAAGCTCTTCCATCCTCTCGAGCAGTCCATCTGGGCCGTCAAG GGTCCAAAAGGCGAAGCGGTGGGCTCCATCACTCAGCCCTTACCCAGCAGCCACCTCATCTTCCGTGCCGCGTCAGAGTCTGATG GCCGCTGCTGGATGGATGCCCTCGAGCTGGCGCTGAAGTGTTCCGGCCTGCTAAAAAGAACCATGATCCGTGAGGGAAAGGAAGACACGAGCACCGTGACATCTGGAGGAGACCATTCCCTTAACTTTTACAGCCTCCTGCGTGCCCACAACATGCA GTTCAACGACAGCGACCATTTGAAAGACCCGGATCTTTACTCTGACAAGTCCGACAGAGAGGGTGAGCAGGACCACGAGGAGTCTGACCCGGAAGGCTTGGAGAAGAGTGAGGAGAGCGACAGTGACACATCGGAGCGGCAAGACGACTCGTATATTGACTTGGACCCCAATGAACATCTGCGGGAAACTTCTTACCTGGAGCAGTCACATGAGGAATTGGGAGAG GCCGGTGAGGCAGCCCAGACTGAGACAGTGTCCGAGGAGAACAAGTCTTTGATCTGGACTCTACTGAAGCAGGTGCGGCCTGGTATGGATCTGTCCAAGGTGGTGCTGCCCACGTTCATCCTGGAGCCAAGGTCCTTCCTGGACAAACTCTCCGACTACTACTACCATGCAGACTTCCTGTCCGA GGCTGCAGTGGAGGAGAACGCCTATAACCGGatgaaaaaagtggtaaaatgGTACATCTCTGGGTtttacaaaaagccaaag GGCTTGAAGAAGCCTTACAACCCCATTATTGGAGAGACGTACCGCTGCATGTGGCTCCACCAAAAGACGACCAGTAAGACCTTCTACATCGCAGAACAG GTATCCCATCACCCACCTGTGTCAGCCTTCTATGTCAGCAACAGGAAGGATGGCTTCTGCCTCAGTGGTAGCATCCTTGCCAAGTCCAAGTTCTACG GTAACTCCCTGTCAGCCATATTGGACGGCGAGGCTCGACTCACTTTTCTGAACCGAGGAGAAGACTATGTGATGAACATGCCTTATGCTCACTGTAAAG GCATCTTATACGGCACCATGACATTGGAGCTGGGGGGTCAGATAACAATCGGGTGTGAAAAGACAGGTTACAGTGCTCAACTTGAATTCAAACTCAAG CCGTTCTTGGGAAGCAGCGACTGTGTCAATCAGGTGTCCGGAAAGATCAAGCTGGGAAAGGAAGTCTTAGCAACACTCGAGGGACACTGG GACAGTGAGATCTTCATTAACGACAAAAAGACCGGAACAGTGGACACCTTCTGGAACCCTACACCGGACCTGAGGCAAAGCCGTCTGACCCGCTGCACCGTCCCCCCAGAGGAGCAGGGGGAGTTTGAATCCGAGAG ATTGTGGCAGCACGTGACTCGTGCCATCAACAACAAGGACCAGACGGAAGCCACCAACGAGAAGTTCATCCTGGAGGAAAATCAGAGGAAGTCCGCACGAGAGAGGAAAGCCAAATGCGAGGAGTGGATCCCCACTTTGTTTGAGCAGGACCCCGTCAGTGGAGAGTGGCATTACAAATATGCTGA CACAAGACCGTGGGATCCCCTCAACGACTTGATCCAGTTTGAAAAAGACGGTTGCATCCAGACCAAGGTCCGACACCGCACCCCTATGGTACGTTCTGGCAGTCTTATTAGTCTGAGTAACCAGGGGTCGCGGAGGGACAATTGCAAGTGCCAG gtAACGGTGCCAAAGAGGAAACACAAGAGCGACAAGCCTAAAAGCCCCGAAAGTGGCTGCTCTTCACCAGAACTTGACCGCCAGGACTCTTCTggaagtgaaa GACATAAAAGTAAACATAACAGTCGTCTGCGTAAGAAGGGAGCAGACCTGAGTGAACTACAAAGTGCCATTGAATCCATAAAGCAGACACAGGAGGACATTAACAG GAGCATGAGCGTGCTGCGGAGTCGCACCGCGAGCCGAGCAGAGGGCGCCTCCTTCCTGCAGCAGCGCGATTACGTCGTCATTGTGGCCCTCATCCTCCTGCAGGTCCTGATTAACTACGTCTTCAAGTAG
- the osbpl8 gene encoding oxysterol-binding protein-related protein 8 isoform X5, translated as MMKEEGLLGRRRFSTCGGTASLRPPHPDGRKLIRNASFGGYNELSPISLPGFERGKEDLLSLPLKEDSLSISKSKSETKLYNGSDKDVSSSGGKLTKKESLKVQKKNYREEKKRATKELLSTITDPSVIVMADWLKIRGTLKSWTKLWCVLKPGVLLIYKTHKNGQWVGTVLLNACELIERPSKKDGFCFKLFHPLEQSIWAVKGPKGEAVGSITQPLPSSHLIFRAASESDGRCWMDALELALKCSGLLKRTMIREGKEDTSTVTSGGDHSLNFYSLLRAHNMQFNDSDHLKDPDLYSDKSDREGEQDHEESDPEGLEKSEESDSDTSERQDDSYIDLDPNEHLRETSYLEQSHEELGEAGEAAQTETVSEENKSLIWTLLKQVRPGMDLSKVVLPTFILEPRSFLDKLSDYYYHADFLSEAAVEENAYNRMKKVVKWYISGFYKKPKGLKKPYNPIIGETYRCMWLHQKTTSKTFYIAEQVSHHPPVSAFYVSNRKDGFCLSGSILAKSKFYGNSLSAILDGEARLTFLNRGEDYVMNMPYAHCKGILYGTMTLELGGQITIGCEKTGYSAQLEFKLKPFLGSSDCVNQVSGKIKLGKEVLATLEGHWDSEIFINDKKTGTVDTFWNPTPDLRQSRLTRCTVPPEEQGEFESERLWQHVTRAINNKDQTEATNEKFILEENQRKSARERKAKCEEWIPTLFEQDPVSGEWHYKYADTRPWDPLNDLIQFEKDGCIQTKVRHRTPMVTVPKRKHKSDKPKSPESGCSSPELDRQDSSGSERHKSKHNSRLRKKGADLSELQSAIESIKQTQEDINRSMSVLRSRTASRAEGASFLQQRDYVVIVALILLQVLINYVFK; from the exons ATGATGAAGGAGGAGGGCCTGCTCGGGCGTCGCCGTTTCTCCACATGTGGCGGCACGGCCTCGCTGCGACCTCCGCACCCGGACGGACGCAAACTCATCCGCAATGCCTCCTTCGGGGGCTATAATGAGCTGTCGCCAATTTCGCTGCCAG GGTTCGAGAGAGGGAAGGAGGACCTTTTGTCTCTGCCTTTGAAAGAGGACTCACTTTCCATATCTAAAAGCAAG TCGGAAACAAAGCTGTACAATGGCTCTGACAAGGATGTTTCATCGTCTGGAGGCAAGCTCACAAAGAAGGAGTCCCTTAAG GTCCAAAAGAAGAACTACAGGGAGGAAAAGAAGAGAGCAACTAAAGAGCTGCTCAGCACCATCACTGATCCTTCTGTTATCGTCATGGCCGACTGGCTTAAG ATCCGCGGAACCTTAAAGAGCTGGACCAAGTTGTGGTGCGTATTGAAACCGGGGGTTCTACTCATTTACAAAACCCACAAGAACGGCCAGTGGGTGGGAACGGTGCTGCTCAATGCCTGCGAGCTCATCGAAAGGCCCTCCAAGAAGGACGGCTTCTGCTTCAAGCTCTTCCATCCTCTCGAGCAGTCCATCTGGGCCGTCAAG GGTCCAAAAGGCGAAGCGGTGGGCTCCATCACTCAGCCCTTACCCAGCAGCCACCTCATCTTCCGTGCCGCGTCAGAGTCTGATG GCCGCTGCTGGATGGATGCCCTCGAGCTGGCGCTGAAGTGTTCCGGCCTGCTAAAAAGAACCATGATCCGTGAGGGAAAGGAAGACACGAGCACCGTGACATCTGGAGGAGACCATTCCCTTAACTTTTACAGCCTCCTGCGTGCCCACAACATGCA GTTCAACGACAGCGACCATTTGAAAGACCCGGATCTTTACTCTGACAAGTCCGACAGAGAGGGTGAGCAGGACCACGAGGAGTCTGACCCGGAAGGCTTGGAGAAGAGTGAGGAGAGCGACAGTGACACATCGGAGCGGCAAGACGACTCGTATATTGACTTGGACCCCAATGAACATCTGCGGGAAACTTCTTACCTGGAGCAGTCACATGAGGAATTGGGAGAG GCCGGTGAGGCAGCCCAGACTGAGACAGTGTCCGAGGAGAACAAGTCTTTGATCTGGACTCTACTGAAGCAGGTGCGGCCTGGTATGGATCTGTCCAAGGTGGTGCTGCCCACGTTCATCCTGGAGCCAAGGTCCTTCCTGGACAAACTCTCCGACTACTACTACCATGCAGACTTCCTGTCCGA GGCTGCAGTGGAGGAGAACGCCTATAACCGGatgaaaaaagtggtaaaatgGTACATCTCTGGGTtttacaaaaagccaaag GGCTTGAAGAAGCCTTACAACCCCATTATTGGAGAGACGTACCGCTGCATGTGGCTCCACCAAAAGACGACCAGTAAGACCTTCTACATCGCAGAACAG GTATCCCATCACCCACCTGTGTCAGCCTTCTATGTCAGCAACAGGAAGGATGGCTTCTGCCTCAGTGGTAGCATCCTTGCCAAGTCCAAGTTCTACG GTAACTCCCTGTCAGCCATATTGGACGGCGAGGCTCGACTCACTTTTCTGAACCGAGGAGAAGACTATGTGATGAACATGCCTTATGCTCACTGTAAAG GCATCTTATACGGCACCATGACATTGGAGCTGGGGGGTCAGATAACAATCGGGTGTGAAAAGACAGGTTACAGTGCTCAACTTGAATTCAAACTCAAG CCGTTCTTGGGAAGCAGCGACTGTGTCAATCAGGTGTCCGGAAAGATCAAGCTGGGAAAGGAAGTCTTAGCAACACTCGAGGGACACTGG GACAGTGAGATCTTCATTAACGACAAAAAGACCGGAACAGTGGACACCTTCTGGAACCCTACACCGGACCTGAGGCAAAGCCGTCTGACCCGCTGCACCGTCCCCCCAGAGGAGCAGGGGGAGTTTGAATCCGAGAG ATTGTGGCAGCACGTGACTCGTGCCATCAACAACAAGGACCAGACGGAAGCCACCAACGAGAAGTTCATCCTGGAGGAAAATCAGAGGAAGTCCGCACGAGAGAGGAAAGCCAAATGCGAGGAGTGGATCCCCACTTTGTTTGAGCAGGACCCCGTCAGTGGAGAGTGGCATTACAAATATGCTGA CACAAGACCGTGGGATCCCCTCAACGACTTGATCCAGTTTGAAAAAGACGGTTGCATCCAGACCAAGGTCCGACACCGCACCCCTATG gtAACGGTGCCAAAGAGGAAACACAAGAGCGACAAGCCTAAAAGCCCCGAAAGTGGCTGCTCTTCACCAGAACTTGACCGCCAGGACTCTTCTggaagtgaaa GACATAAAAGTAAACATAACAGTCGTCTGCGTAAGAAGGGAGCAGACCTGAGTGAACTACAAAGTGCCATTGAATCCATAAAGCAGACACAGGAGGACATTAACAG GAGCATGAGCGTGCTGCGGAGTCGCACCGCGAGCCGAGCAGAGGGCGCCTCCTTCCTGCAGCAGCGCGATTACGTCGTCATTGTGGCCCTCATCCTCCTGCAGGTCCTGATTAACTACGTCTTCAAGTAG